The DNA window gtgccctgtaattatttatttattagtgagtGTTAAACCCTTTTCCAGACAACTCCTCCTCTGCCGAGTGACGCTAGGGCGCGCGTTCCAGCTGTTAGCAGCGCTAAAGATGGCGCACGCGCCGCCCGGCCACCACGCGGTCTCGGGCCGGCCGAGCCAGGGCGGGCTCTGCTTCCCCGAGCACGTCGTGTATCGCGGCGAACAGGTAAATGTCACTTTGGAACTGGTCATTTCGGCGAGTATTTTTGGAACGGGTATTTTCGGCGAGTATTTTGGGATAAGTGTTATAAGTTGGTCATGGACGATTGTGTAACTGAAACGTAtagttattacaaaaaataaagaaaatacatttattcacaacacaagacacaacaatagtattaggTACagatagacaacacgaaggaaacaggaaacaaatgtttgtttgtgggatgttttttcctaactaggttagctggaagagatccctttttagggataagctcgcctttgttctcctctctgtgtatttgtatttttatttttatgtgcgtACAtacaaattacttaattaagttAAATGGATCCTATACGCAAAATTTTCGCTTTCTGGGTAGTTCCGTGCCGGAAGACCAGCAGGGCTAATGCgtaattcggaaatcgaagttcgtgtcgttccgttctgacacttatactatttaatacaagagtgagagggacgctacgatacgaacttcgaatttcggattAGGCCCTCAGCACTGACTCAATCCGAGGAGACTgtatttatgctgaggcgggaccatttcgggcacacaACATAGTATATGTATCTcaccctttttttatttttgttttttttgtctcgaatatttttttcattttcatttaatttctggGTCTATGGGTTTGTATTGAACATTAATGAGTCAGTCAGGGCATTACTAAAGACGATTGAAATTTCtaattgattttttgtttcaggCTTACCCGGAATACCTAATAACCTATCAGCTAGTAAACGGAGACAGCAATACGGGCGCAGTATAGAATACCACGTATAAATACTAAGTATTTTTACCTGGTACCAAGTACCTAGTACGATTGActagtatttaatttatgagaATATTTTTGAGAACTTGAAGTTCGACCCGACTTTTGTATATAACAGCAGACGCTTGTTTTTGATTGTTATTTTCAGTCGCCATTTTCTTTTTGGCCGACTGCGGAGGAAAAGGTTGTGTGACAGTAATGTCCATCCTTACTTAAATCATGGAGTTACAAATCTTTTTAATAGAAATTTACGTAAAGGACTTATTAAAACTTTATCttagtaggtattataaaaaagtttttgcttGCGAAGAATTCGTAAATAGAAACGAAGAGAGATATTCCAACACATCAacatctcagaatgagaggctaTGTAATGTACAGTCAGGAACAGAAGTAGATGAGAAGTTGTGGTActaaaaatgatctaaacactcttattaccttggcagtagagtcgtgtgtagatcgtTTTGAGCTCCTTgaccgctcatccacttttgCTGCTGACTCTACTGTGATAACGTGTAGTAATAGCGACTGTCGCTAAattatcgcaaactgtatgacgggCGTCGCTTGCTACCGCACGAAATGAGTTTCGTGGTAGGAGGCGCAGTTGTTGACAAACGCACGGCTTCcaacttaaaaatattgtaacttCGTGAAATGAGTCACAACGGATGTCAAAATTACTGTAAACTGTTTGACTACATGTAAATTTTTAAGTCTAGACTTTTCATGCCACGTGGCTTCCTAGGATCAAAGTACTGTTGTTAAAAGAAAAGATTGTTTTGTCTAGatgaaataaacaaagacggcgcCACATTTAATTGTCACTTAAAATATATCAATCACTGTTACTGCCATGCGAAAACctcgtaattaaaaaaaaaaaatcaaagaatGTTTTAAATTTCCATACATGAGAAAATCTTGTATTACACGtccgcattaaaaaaaacactgcaattttttggtactttcgaGGTTTTCACACGGCAGTGACGTAATTGAGTGGTGAATCCGACCCATTCCCCCCCCTTACCTGTTTCACcttccattgattaaatttatccgtcaaataaatttaatcaatgggtggtgaaacagccgcaCAGTCTTTTTAAATTAGTGctcaaattaattttgaaaacgggcgtttaaaaaaagtgtacacttttttttaattttggaaaaatatggtttctcctactcagaatcaagagcacaatcgattccgagtttaaaaaaatgcccccaaaaaaattacagttttgcgacgtttttttcatacactcagtaggTATGGGGGCGTGACAAAACTAACTTATaaagttttgtatgaaaaaatggggaaatttatttaaacgatcggaatcgattgtgctcttgattctgagtagggaaaaccatattttttcgaaaattaaaaaaaaagtgttcacatttttttaaacgctcAAACATGTCGTAAAGAGCTCCAATTGGGTAGAcacctgggtaaaaaaaatgtactgttTAGTCCGTCGTTTagattttgagaaaatgttggacatattttttcttttgttgacAAAAtcgtatctttttttttcttttgtttgattgatcaaacggcggccacatgcagtcgctcgacgctcgtttccagcgtcaaatatggtcacgtgacatatagcgataaagctgaaaatgttgagctttatcgctggaaaaaaaaacctcttcagtttcggcaaaaacagtgttatttatttttgtcattcgctccaatttcttttatttgtaccgctgccacgactgctactaaatcaGCTAccaaggccaagatcattcctgcaagcagccatcttgtcgctgctgctcgacgcggcgacttgacgctattttttgagtcgcgggaaattcaaaataaccttcaaaatggggtcacgtgaccagatttatcgctgcaatcgagcgacgacgagcgactgcatgcgGGGGCACCTTCGGCacttactaacattataaatgtgaatgtttgtgaagatgtttggatgtttgttactcaatcacgtctaaaccgcagaGGCAGAGAGAGAGGCAGAGAGAGAGGCAGAGAAAGAGGCAGAGAGAGAGGCAGAGAGAGAGGCAGAGAGAGAGGCAGAGAGAGAGGCAGAGAGAGAGGCAGAGAGAGAGGCAGAGAGAGAGGCAGAGAGAGgcagagagagggagagagagagagggggggagagggagagggagagagagagagatttacacatattcgatacacagaaaaaacacgttaggatgaatttaaaaaaacatcgaatagtataaattgggacccactcagcataatgttgcggcaagccacaacgctgtttttcagtgggacccataaacggacggagccgcgggcaacaggctgCTATGTCCATAATGTtatgtttaattgacaaaagagatgtgtccgatattttttgaaaatgttaatgTCAAACTAATTGCATATATTTAGCATATTCTCGAGATACATTATGGTATCGAATCCACGACCCGCCTGTCGGGCGGTAAGTCGAACGACTGATGCACGGTAATTGGCATAAGTAAGCTCGTAAAGACCAGCgtactaaattaaaaatcttGTTCGTCTTTCGATTAGATTCATGTCCTAAATTTAGTACAATGGGTCTTATGAGGTTAACAAAAGCGTTAAAGTCACAATGCTAATTGAAAGGGATTGCAAAGATCTAATGAGAAaacggttgttattttattgttttgatgtaacgttttacatttataatgcattttttgCGAAATCATGTCTCGAAGTAAATCGTGTGagagaaaaaataatgtaacattTTCTTGTATCATTCATTACACAGTGTTTTATTAAGTCTTACTTCTACTATAGCGCCCGGCTGCTGataagtcaatcctgacacgtTGCACAACTATAAACTTCCTGAACCgttgaaaaaaaatgctatacttactactctgtcgcGCGCAACAAGCAAGCATTACATTTTTGTGTATaattcatattatttatattcagaaacttcatagttttgcaatgtgtcaggaatgacttcataacggccgttgactatAGATATGGGGACAGATTGTCACTACTTTTATAAAAGCTCGTAActtaaaattgattatttttcCGTGTGAACTTTATGAGCATTATTTGAAGGGtcgattttgttgacgtattgatttgagatgaGATTTTTTCGAAGTAGTGACGAGAtatagtttatattatttaaaagggTACACGGACTAGGCCAAAGGGAACGCTGTTTTGCAACACTGagtcaacccactgtcattttacaatacaatggcAGCTGTTAAAATtcttttctaagggttgacattgtattgcataaCAGCGTCCAGATAATGTTTACACGAGTCCGACGCATATACACTATACTACTTTGTTACTGTCAGTTTGTGTGATAGACaacttttgtttaaaattgtcagaaggcaaACAGTGACATGGACTAAAGTGTAAAGAATCCTTGACCACGACTGTACGCGAAAAACTTCTTTTTGGCGTTTCGCTCGATTAAATTGTACTGTCATACGTGACCCTTTGTGGcgagtatcgtgaggttttttgacgtttaaggcgcggccacatgcaagtcgctcgacgctcgtttccagcgtcaacattttcagttttatcgctatatgtcacgtgaccagatttatcgctggaaacgagcgagCGACTTGCATGAGGCCGCGCctttacggtcttgcttgcaattggctaataacAAAATGAGCCAATTGGAAGCAAGACTTgacgtcaaaaaacctcacgatactaacgccatctagcgacatttcacctgtcttttagccctcgtTGACCTGTTCTTTTATACGTTGGACTTAAATTATTAAGTGTATTTTGTTACGTACATtttacagtcgagggcataaatatctatacatatCTACAGCCATAGcgtaaaatatatgtattacaTCGACCTTAGGGCCgggctgtcggtaggcctccaacaagatggagcgacgacctggttaagatcgcgggatcgcggtaaaacacaagaccggtctgagtggagaaccttgggggaggcttacgtccagcagtggacgtctttcggctgaaatgatgatgacatcgaccttagggcctacgctagcttgCGCAGGCGCAGGTGCAGGTACAATCgtatgcacgcgacgcgcgcagttagcgctgctcgtactgttgttcaacaggcggccacccgctccgtgcaaacggCAGCTGGCGTAGACCCTTGGTTAGTGGCATAGAGgtctatagatatttttgacgccttggtaacgtacagtcaccagtattaatatctgccacagcggagcgtgcaaaaatatctgacacgtccttccggccctagaaatagagtcgtatcagatatttatgcacgcttgttgtgtcagacattggtgctggttacacatatgttttatgttatgACCGGATTTAGGAAAAAAAGTTGGATTATTTGTTTCTCTCAAACGTGTTGTTTGATAATTTATCAAGTATTTGTATATAGAGCGCGTTAATCGTAGGTTTAGTTGTTTATTAGGAGGTAAGATGTGGATgaataaaatttgatttttattttaactcgtGGTTTTTTTGTTCATTTCCATCCGAAAGTCTATGTCCATACCGTACCGTAATAAGATAAgctaaaatatattctttgcatagaaaagtatgagactgtgcccgctagcacgtttcgtaagcAACCGTCGccgccctctggccccaacattgcctgattcgatttagagtcgataacttagcactcttataggttttaaacttttatctacacgggaaatgaaatgaaatttatttgcggtaaatgtagtacattatagttaggtatatgatGTTATaggattttttgtttcatacatttagactgtataagtcatgcaaatattattttttgatacatGCAACAATAAGGACTCCCTAGTTTGTATCAAAAGATTCTAAGTAGTTGACATTATTCATATATTTAGACCTATataatcaagaatataatattaagaattaatttcataataatggtaataattaaagttattattacgggggataaaagtttaaaaacctagaagggtgctagttatcgactctaaatcgaatcaggcaatgttggggccagagggcaaagttgaagcagtttacggtatgcgCTTGACGTTCCGTTCcagacacgttcctattacggtcatggtatgatacggagtagtgggtagagaccttttttttaatgatttattcGTATAAAACTCTCCTGTTTATTTTGTGAGCTCTTAGCTGTAATAATGTTAGTTCATCATTCTGGTATTCTGGTCAGAAAGACGACAgtatagggaatattactgcaattttatcccgtcagagtgcagcatgcacataccatatgtttatggtttatgttttttgagtatcttaaatgtccgtaggatgccgtaatatcatattatttcaattatttttttggaaatattgcTCTATCactactatcgatgtaaatataatttattttgttacttataaatatgtccTGATTTCTATAGGttctaatactctttggtcatgatctgtcatggcgacaaagtATAAATAGCACTGACGTTGTCATAGCGGTtttttacggtttgtgctagtgtcgccccctgcgcagagctttgcctaatatgccctattaccGTGTTTAAAACCCTTTCAGTCTGACGGACTGATGGTCCAGACTGATGAAAATCAAATgttttcaataatattcgtcAGTCCGATGTGAATGGCAGAAAATCAGAATGATAagtcgagtttagacttgcaagaaaaatcgtgcaagttgcattacattgcggcgctcgattgaccactacaaactcgttggctttacggcctcgcaatgtaatgcaacttgcacgacttttcttgcaagtctacaCTCGGCTATAGACTGAAGCGACGCCAGAATGAGCGCGTAACCGAAATCTATGACGTTGGTAGGTAGgcaaaaaaaaagcttcttTTAAATATGGGTTTTAATAAACTCTTATATACCGTTATGTTGGTACAGCGGCTGTGTGGTCGCCGTCCTGAACTATATTATACGTGATAATATATTCGGGGTAAGCCTGAAACAAAAAAGTGATTTCAATGGCGTGCTTCATTTCGCaagttatgtatgtaaattttttactgtacacattaaattaacaaacaatTGAAAAACGAGAATGTataaaggcgagcttatccatTTAAAGGCCAacattatacttggtttggataggtacttaactaaatgtaaacaaaacaacgtcaaatgGTGTCAGATATCTTTAAAGTTAAAAGTAATATGCTTTAGCATAATTGTACATCACTATATCTCTTTATTATCATCCATGAGACTTTGTCGGACGTAAGAATTAACATAATTGCGAACCTAGGCTATCCTAGGTTAACACAAAGACGTAGGATAGATATAAACGTTCCGACAAATGTTGCTCGGTCTTCGGTTTTCTTATTTTCGCCACTCACGCTCACAGtcgtttcaccacttctttctgtcacacggcataagacgagggtagaaagatatGGCGCATGAATGCGATCGCTAACGTCAGTGCGTTTGTCAATACGGCTTCTAATCACATCTTCAAAATAGCTTGCAAAAAATACTCGCCGAAAATACCTGTTCCAAAAATACCCTCTATTACCTGTTCGCCGCGGTACACGACGTGGTCGTAGCAGAATGGTCCGCCAGGGCTTGGGCGACCGGAGACTGAGTGGTGGTCGGGCGGCGCGTGCGCCATTCTTAGCACTCTCGGGAGCTCCACCGTGCGGCCTAGTGTCACTCGGCAAAGGAGAACTTGTCTGGGAAAAGTTTGCAATAGTAGATTTTTCACCATCATCGGCCAATTAGTTCGTTAAAGTGCCGTTATAGCACAGAGAACAGATTTTCGgtgaggccgaaaagttctggAATGGAGACCGCGCGAAAAtggcagcgtaggacgtccactaacgagatggaccGATGACTTGGtaaaagccgcaggttcacggtggatgcgggctgcttccaaccgaagtaactggaggtatGGGGGAGGcgtatatccaacagtggacgtcctacggttgatatCATCGgattatgtcatcatcatcatcaccccagcctatatattattaaacaCTACATGCGAAACAAAAGTGAAgcttgaaatattttaaaaaaattattaatactgATTTCCGAAAAATACTAGATAAATACCTGTCGCATATGTAGCAGTCAATGTCCCCATGCGCAGGACAGTAGGGATAACCAAACACGTATGGGTTGCTACTGGTACATTGCTCCGCAAAGTATATGCCCGCGCCGAACCTGCCGGCTGGAAGAAAAAGGAAATAACatgtttaaaatgaaataaaaactgaaattgaatgaaataaactttattgccTAACATGAATACATTTATATATTACACTTTTATACATTTTGATGTTACATTGTGGGTTAAAGATAATATTAACAAATATAGACTCAGTTTGGCTCCTATACTAGGAGTAATTTTGGTTGAAGTAGTAGTTTTGCGTTGTGTTCGTAtatgtacatttatatttattttattttatttaaagtgaaGGAAGATATCTTAAGGAAACTTGTACATACTTTGATTACAAGAGCGTCGTATTGTATACATAATATGGGTCTAATTGtataagggcctacgctagctggcacGGGTGCACAGAGCGGGCGCTCGCCTGCGGGTGCAAGTACAAGTAAAATCCGTCACACGCGatgcgtgcagttagcgctgctcataggTACTGTTTTTCTATCAGCTAGTGTAGATCCTAAAAAAAAGGCCTCTTCGAGTTAACTTACTGATCAGGGAGAGTCGTTCATCGAAGCCCTTTTGCACGATGGCGTTGATGAAAGGCGATTCGTGGAACAGCAGGCGCTCGTTGGCGCTGCCCGCCTCCGCCGCCACCTCGCGCCGCCGGTGCTGGTAGCGCTCCCACAGGCGGCCGTTCACTATTTTTTCAACCTGCACAAAGAATAACTATTTAGCAGTCCTTTGCATGCAGAGTGTGACCAGTGAGTCGCGGGCACATGAAATGGCGGTGGATTATAGAGCTGTAGCCTCTTTAATAGGAGGCAGACGAGCCAGATGAACCTTGGTACTGGCAGCTGATAGAGCAAAgccaaaagtcaaaatacctttattcaattaagaGTAAAGTGTGAAAATtttagactataacaagcacttatgaatgtcaaaaaatctactaccggttcggaaaaacctctattgcgaagaatccggcaagacaATCAACGAGGCCGCGAGGTATAATCTCAAAGATTTCGTAACGGCGAGTGTAGATTGCTGGTTGCTTTCATACAGAGCCACAAGTTTATTTCCGGTGGCtatttatgtacattttatGTTTACTAATTTATGTACATTCTTATGTTGCCGAATTTATGACTATTTAGATGACTACGCTTTTTGTCACTCTGTggtgtattcatatctttgacCCTGACTGTATCAGGCTGTAGGAATATGGTACCTCAACCAGACACGGATGTTTTTGGGTCAGAGATTCGACTGGCCTAGTGAAAGGCAGTATTTAATTCTAGTGAGGGGGATGATTAATATAGTCCATAGTACAGATGCCGTCTCTAGCCAATATAGCGCCTGTATGCGATCATTTCGttccgctgcgcccgtgtgcaacgcacaccctgcatcATAGGTATAGCCACCTCTGCGATAGTACCCATTTCTTAAGGGCATTGCCCTATAATCCCTCCCCTTCATCCTACCTATGACCCTGTTTAGCTTCTCCACTTAATCCTTGTACCGGCTACGTCTGTGACACACGGTATACAATGTCAAAATAACAGCGAACCCTGACAAAGAACATGAAGAAAAAGCATTCGTCTAGATGCTATTTCAATAAATACTCGCCGAAAATACACGTTCCAAAAATACTTGCCGAAAACACCAGTTCGTAGTTCCTAATTCCACTTGCCTTTAAAATATTGCAGTGCGAGAAGCCCCGGCGTCGGTGAGAGCTCGCCGTCATTTTCATCTCCCTCTCGATTACTGCGTACTCGCTCTGACCGCAATCGCAAGTCCCGGACTTCTCGAAAGTTATTTCTACAAGTCTAGTCGTGCAATCTGttgaattaaaaagtaaaacttatgtcatcatcattagagatgggccgaacacgggtttcaccgaatatgaatattcggtaaaaattttaccgaaccgaatattcggcataattgattccaagtagaaactagaaatatgattcatttttaactgacttcaaaaaattaggttatcaattcggttgtattttttatgtttgttacctcagaactccgtcatttatgaaccgatttgaaaattttttttttcgttcgtctaggaatgctttcaattaggtcccataagcaccaaatcaggatctgatgattggatcctaaggaaatcgagggaactcttcaaatattgtaggaacgcctatagtaatttcga is part of the Choristoneura fumiferana chromosome 26, NRCan_CFum_1, whole genome shotgun sequence genome and encodes:
- the LOC141442879 gene encoding poly [ADP-ribose] polymerase tankyrase-2-like translates to MSATEPIPVVSANAPSCHSGQLLPSGRCVELPPPELPSAYRERVISEQLGNVPERSASVLYINTLRTLLDSIGLEQLAPALEREQITVDMLAEMSHEDLREVGVAAYGHRHRLMRAAREQLATKDCTTRLVEITFEKSGTCDCGQSEYAVIEREMKMTASSHRRRGFSHCNILKVEKIVNGRLWERYQHRRREVAAEAGSANERLLFHESPFINAIVQKGFDERLSLITGRFGAGIYFAEQCTSSNPYVFGYPYCPAHGDIDCYICDRQVLLCRVTLGRTVELPRVLRMAHAPPDHHSVSGRPSPGGPFCYDHVVYRGEQAYPEYIITYNIVQDGDHTAAVPT